In Rhineura floridana isolate rRhiFlo1 chromosome 6, rRhiFlo1.hap2, whole genome shotgun sequence, one genomic interval encodes:
- the TFEB gene encoding transcription factor EB → MASRIGLRMQLMREQVQQEEQRERMQQQAMMHYMQQQQQMPMAPTPAINTPVHFQSPPPVPGEVLKVQSFLENPTTYHLQRSRDKKVQEYLSETYGNKFAPLLSAPSPKPPPSASPGVRPSHVMSSSAGNSTPNSPMAMLNIGSNPEREIDDVIEDIMQLTTTVGCINPEIHMPNTLPLSSSHMNVYSSDLQMTPSLVGITSSSCPADLTQKRELTDAENRALAKERQKKDNHNLIERRRRFNINDRIKELGMLIPKAGDLDVRWNKGTILKASVDYIRRMQKDLQRSRDLENHSRRLEMANKQLWLRIQELEMQARVHGLPTASPSGMNIAELAQQVVKQEASGENATTEIQQQPQLHPEQETQHQPHFAPPPSPYHQLDFTHSLSFDDNSRGFHDPLDPSQNVSFPSLSKKELDLMLMEDTMLPVASDPLFSAVSPEASKASSRRSSFSMEDTDML, encoded by the exons ATGGCATCACGAATTGGCTTGAGGATGCAGCTCATGCGAGAGCAAGTCCAGCAAGAGGAACAACGGGAGCGCATGCAGCAACAGGCAATGATGCATTAcatgcagcaacagcagcaaatgcCAATGGCTCCAACCCCTGCCATTAACACACCAGTTCATTTCCAGTCACCACCACCTGTGCCAGGAGAAGTCTTAAAG gttcagtccttcctggagaaTCCTACTACGTACCACCTGCAACGGTCACGAGACAAGAAAGTCCAAGAATACTTGTCTGAAACCTATGGGAACAAGTTTgctcctctgctcagtgccccttCTCCCAAGCCTCCTCCTTCTGCCTCGCCTGGTGTGAGGCCAAGCCATGTCATGTCCTCTTCTGCAGGCAACAGCACCCCCAACAGTCCAATGGCAATGCTCAACATTGGCTCCAACCCAGAAAGGGAG ATAGATGATGTCATTGAAGACATCATGCAGCTGACAACTACTGTGGGATGCATTAATCCAGAAATTCATATGCCTAATACT CTACCACTGTCCAGCAGCCATATGAATGTGTACAGCAGTGATCTTCAGATGACACCCTCTCTGGTGGGCATCACCAGCAGTTCCTGCCCTGCAGATCTAACTCAGAAGAGAGAGCTCACAG ATGCCGAGAACCGTGCTTTGGCCAAGGAGCGCCAAAAGAAGGACAATCACAATCTGA TTGAAAGAAGACGAAGGTTCAACATCAACGATCGCATTAAGGAACTAGGAATGCTGATCCCCAAAGCTGGAGACTT GGATGTGCGCTGGAACAAGGGGACAATCCTGAAAGCCTCTGTTGATTACATTAGGAGGATGCAGAAAGACTTACAGAGGTCACGAGATCTTGAGAATCATTCTCGGCGCCTGGAAATGGCCAACAAGCAGCTCTGGCTCCGCATACAG GAGCTGGAGATGCAGGCTCGAGTCCATGGGCTACCAACCGCTTCACCTTCTGGCATGAACATAGCTGAATTAGCTCAGCAGGTTGTGAAACAAGAAGCCTCTGGAGAGAATGCCACAACAGAGATCCAGCAGCAGCCACAACTCCATCCTGAACAGGAGACTCAGCACCAGCCTCATTTTGCCCCTCCGCCGTCCCCTTACCATCAGCTGGACTTTACTCACAGCCTGAGCTTTGATGACAACTCTAGAGGCTTCCATGACCCTCTGGACCCCAGCCAAAATGTCTCTTTCCCTTCCTTGTCCAAGAAGGAACTGGACTTGATGCTAATGGAGGATACCATGCTGCCAGTGGCATCTGACCCCTTGTTCTCTGCTGTGTCCCCGGAAGCTTCAAAGGCTAGCAGTCGCAGAAGCAGCTTCAGCATGGAGGACACAGATATGCTGTGA